A region from the Corallococcus caeni genome encodes:
- a CDS encoding pyridoxal-phosphate dependent enzyme, with the protein MRPLHITTPLLPHDALSASLGKDVLLKLESLQPSGSFKLRGIGRLCQRAVETGTRQFICPSGGNAGFAAAVAGRALGVPTTIVVPHSTPESVRRQIAALDASVVVHGAVWDEANEEALRRCATGEATYVPPFDHPDIWDGNATLIDEAVAQAQDGFDVVVCAVGGGGLMCGVLEGLHRNKLSHVPVIAVETEGAASLHAAVNADKLVTLPAITSIATTLGAKRVAPAAFEWTRRHPIHSVTVSDTQALDACLQFADDLRILVEPACGAALAVAYQGLDVLAPYRRPLLVVCGGIAVDLAKLVTWREEQASRRAMARGVPAGP; encoded by the coding sequence ATGCGCCCTCTACACATCACCACCCCCTTGCTCCCCCACGATGCGCTCTCGGCTTCGCTCGGCAAGGACGTGCTGCTCAAGCTGGAGAGTCTGCAGCCTTCAGGATCGTTCAAGCTGCGCGGCATCGGGAGGCTGTGTCAGCGGGCGGTGGAGACCGGCACGCGGCAATTCATCTGCCCCTCCGGTGGCAATGCCGGCTTCGCCGCGGCGGTTGCCGGGCGTGCCCTGGGCGTGCCCACCACCATCGTGGTCCCCCATTCGACACCGGAGTCGGTGCGTCGGCAGATCGCCGCACTCGACGCGTCGGTGGTGGTGCACGGCGCCGTCTGGGACGAAGCCAATGAAGAGGCCCTGCGCCGCTGCGCCACTGGGGAAGCCACCTATGTGCCGCCGTTCGACCACCCGGACATCTGGGACGGCAACGCCACACTCATCGACGAGGCGGTGGCCCAGGCCCAGGATGGCTTTGACGTGGTGGTGTGCGCGGTAGGAGGCGGCGGGCTCATGTGCGGGGTGCTGGAGGGGCTTCACCGCAACAAGCTGTCGCACGTGCCAGTCATTGCCGTGGAGACCGAAGGTGCCGCTTCACTGCACGCCGCGGTGAACGCCGACAAGCTCGTCACACTGCCAGCCATCACCTCCATCGCAACCACGCTTGGCGCCAAGCGCGTGGCGCCCGCGGCCTTCGAATGGACGCGCCGCCACCCGATCCACAGCGTAACGGTGAGCGATACGCAGGCGCTCGATGCGTGTCTGCAGTTCGCTGACGACCTGCGCATCCTCGTCGAACCCGCATGCGGCGCCGCCCTCGCGGTCGCGTACCAGGGGCTCGACGTGCTGGCTCCCTATCGCCGGCCCCTCCTCGTTGTTTGCGGTGGCATTGCCGTGGACCTGGCGAAGCTCGTGACGTGGCGCGAGGAGCAGGCTTCCCGTCGAGCAATGGCCAGGGGTGTGCCGGCGGGCCCCTGA
- a CDS encoding peroxidase family protein, with translation MRRASIAVPRKPARALIMFATVVVGSAAHAQDRSSEEADTESLHTQYRSIDGTGNNLAHPRWGATEEHLLRGSSGAHYADGVSAMGGVGRPSPRDVSNALFQQDVSIPNQHRISDFIWTWGQFLDHDFSLTEGANESVPVIVPQCDPYMDVLCTGAQKIPFKRSVYDPATGTGPTNPRQQFNEITGYLDGSNVYGSDAARAAWLRTFQGGRLKVTHTSYGDLLPYNDGTQPNAGSPEQPDLSTDLFVGGDIRANEQPTLAVMHTLFVREHNWQAARIARENPRFSDEQIYQAARRIVIAELQHITYTEFLDALLGAHALRPYRGYDPSVNAGIAQRFSTSAYRLGHTLLSPFILRLNEDGSPVAAGPLSLRDAFFSATPPLLENGGIEPFLRGVAAQKAQDLDRFMIDDVRSFLFGPAGAGGLDLLSLNLQRGRDHGLPDFNTVRAELGLRKYKRFSDITHDAQAAQALEQLYGSIDNIDVFTGMFVEKDVPGSIVGETLRAALVEQFERTRAGDRFWYERSLNLFDLLRVKTTRLSDIIRRNTSIRKIQNDVFFVK, from the coding sequence ATGCGCAGAGCGTCAATTGCTGTCCCGAGGAAGCCGGCCCGTGCGTTGATCATGTTCGCCACGGTTGTTGTTGGTTCCGCAGCGCACGCGCAGGATCGTTCCAGCGAAGAGGCGGACACCGAGTCGCTGCACACGCAGTACCGCTCCATCGACGGAACGGGCAACAACCTGGCGCACCCGCGGTGGGGCGCGACGGAGGAGCACCTGCTGCGCGGGTCGAGCGGTGCGCACTACGCGGATGGCGTCTCCGCGATGGGCGGCGTCGGGCGCCCCAGCCCGCGCGACGTCAGCAACGCGCTCTTCCAGCAGGACGTCTCCATCCCGAACCAGCACCGGATCAGCGACTTCATCTGGACCTGGGGCCAGTTCCTCGACCACGACTTCAGCCTCACCGAGGGCGCCAACGAGTCCGTGCCGGTGATCGTGCCGCAGTGCGACCCGTACATGGACGTGCTCTGCACCGGCGCGCAGAAGATCCCCTTCAAGCGCTCCGTGTATGACCCGGCCACCGGCACCGGCCCCACCAACCCGCGCCAGCAGTTCAATGAGATCACGGGCTACCTGGACGGGTCGAACGTGTACGGCTCCGACGCGGCGCGCGCCGCCTGGCTGCGCACGTTCCAGGGCGGCCGGCTCAAGGTGACGCACACCTCCTATGGCGACCTGCTGCCCTACAACGACGGCACGCAGCCGAACGCGGGTTCGCCCGAGCAGCCGGATCTGTCCACCGACCTGTTCGTCGGCGGGGACATCCGCGCCAACGAGCAGCCCACGCTGGCCGTCATGCACACGCTGTTCGTGCGCGAGCACAACTGGCAGGCCGCGCGCATCGCGCGGGAGAACCCCCGCTTCTCCGACGAGCAGATCTACCAGGCCGCGCGGCGCATCGTGATCGCCGAGCTCCAGCACATCACCTACACCGAGTTCCTCGATGCCCTGCTGGGTGCCCACGCGCTGCGGCCCTACCGCGGCTACGACCCCAGCGTGAACGCGGGCATCGCGCAGCGCTTCTCGACCTCCGCCTACCGGCTCGGCCACACGCTGCTCAGCCCCTTCATCCTGCGGCTCAATGAGGACGGCTCGCCGGTCGCCGCGGGGCCGCTGTCGCTGCGCGATGCCTTCTTCAGCGCGACGCCGCCCCTGCTGGAGAACGGCGGCATCGAGCCGTTCCTGCGCGGTGTCGCCGCCCAGAAGGCGCAGGACCTGGACCGCTTCATGATCGACGACGTGCGCAGCTTCCTCTTCGGCCCGGCGGGAGCCGGCGGCCTGGACCTCCTCTCGCTGAACCTCCAGCGCGGGCGCGACCACGGCCTGCCGGACTTCAACACGGTGCGCGCGGAGCTGGGGCTGAGGAAGTACAAGCGCTTCTCGGACATCACCCATGACGCCCAGGCCGCCCAGGCGCTGGAGCAGCTGTACGGGAGCATCGACAACATCGACGTGTTCACGGGCATGTTCGTCGAGAAGGACGTGCCGGGCAGCATCGTCGGCGAGACGCTGCGCGCGGCGCTCGTGGAGCAGTTCGAGCGCACCCGCGCGGGAGACCGCTTCTGGTACGAGCGGTCGCTGAACCTCTTCGACCTCCTGCGGGTGAAGACGACGCGGCTGTCCGACATCATCCGGCGCAACACCAGCATCCGGAAGATCCAGAACGACGTCTTCTTCGTGAAGTAG